A single window of Zea mays cultivar B73 chromosome 10, Zm-B73-REFERENCE-NAM-5.0, whole genome shotgun sequence DNA harbors:
- the LOC103641465 gene encoding uncharacterized protein, with the protein MVVAFCWVSDMRGTWLYVLFLFNQIWAWKGVRNLKVSCVGRGLMGYIRDKVNQGQVLLDNVDIKTLQLKRLRDQIGLVNQEPTLFATTILENILFGKPEATKAEVGSTTTSAGSLLFFLVATTLMRFSPKHICSDVVCHHNCRLKEP; encoded by the exons ATGGTAGTTGCTTTTTGCTGGGTGAGTGATATGCGTGGCACATGGCTTTATGTATTGTTTCTTTTCAATCA GATTTGGGCTTGGAAAGGCGTAAGAAATCTGAAAGTTTCTTGTGTTGGGAGAGGACTAATGGGTTACATTAGGGATAAGGTTAATCAGG GGCAAGTTTTACTTGATAATGTGGACATCAAGACGTTGCAATTAAAGCGACTTAGAGACCAGATCGGATTGGTGAATCAGGAACCTACTCTTTTTGCAACTACAATTCTTGAGAATATTCTTTTTGGCAAACCTGAGGCGACAAAGGCAGAGGTTGGGTCTACGACTACTTCCGCAGGTTCATTGCTCTTCTTCCTAGTGGCCACAACACTCATGCGG TTTTCTCCTAAACACATTTGCTCTGATGTTGTTTGTCACCATAACTG TAGATTAAAGGAGCCCTAG